TGAAGAAGTCAGTTGTAGCCAACATCCAGACTGGACAGATTTTGACCCCAAAATACCAGCAAAAATGACAAGCAGTTCTTCTAAAAATCAGTAAAGGTATGCCATGAAAAGCTGATTTGAACAAACTGAAATCAGGCTTTTTCTCCAGAAACTAGTTGGAGGTCTCCTCTGCCTGCACTCTGCTCTACTGCAGAGAACTCATACGTTGCCTATGATGGGTATTGCACCTTTGTGACTTTTTGCAGATgattcataaaataataaaaaaatacgtaagataaaaaaaaagtgctcaaCACGCACTTACAGAAGTTTTAAACAGGCATAAATCTACCAACTCTATCAAAATTCCCAGAGATTTACACTCGTATAAGTGAGATCACAACAGGCCTGTAATATTTCACTTTTGAAACACAGCAGATCACAGCAAACGGCAGGCGCTGCTTTCAAATACTGTCCCAGGAAGGATATCTCTAAGCCGCTCTGTGAAGAGCTCAGTTCTCAGTTACACCAGCCAGGCCCAGAGCAAACATGCTGGTGTCTGAAAACAACCCTCTCCAAATACAGTAATGAAAAATCAGCTCTGCTGACTCAAACAAGAGTCCTCCCCCCGATTACCCAGACACTTAACATTTTCAGGGGACTTACTCAGGGACTGTTTGCACTCTGTTCCTTGCTGAGTCCAGTACTCCACACAGCCAGCCCTCTCCTCCAGAGGAGGGCATGCTTCTCCTCCGTTCCTGGGCTCCTGGATGACGTGCCTCCTCCGAACGCGGTATGTTGTCTTGCACGGCTCTGCGCAGCCACTCCAGACACTCCACTCGGATACGACACAGGGGATAACTGGAGGAAGAGGAACAAACAGGGATGTGTAAGTTACAGAAAGGATGCCAGTGACATGCCTTCTCCAGAAAAGCTCAGTACAACCTTCCTTATTTCACACCTGTCCCACAGTTGTGTGGGGCAGTTCCCAGtagctctgctcccagcaaacTACCTGCCCAGAAGCTCCAGCCATCCAGACTAGTCTACATGGGGCCAGTCATCTCCCTCTCCTACACCACTGCAAGCCTCCCCTGCAAGCTGGGACCTGCACTGGATGAACtgagaaaagttttaaaattagacGAGGTCAAATTGAGTGGTACGGGAAGAGCTGGataaagagcaggaggaaggggagggtgtTGTAGACCCTTCATGCAGATAAGGCCTGAAATCTTACTGACTTCTCTTGTGAGATGTCACACAACAAATGATGACCAGCCACGGAGTCTGGACCACCACATGGCAGGCTGGAGTTGAGTTCAAAgatcaaaatgaaatacaatggCTTCCACTTTGTACATGTTGGAACCAAtcccaaaatattttgaggatGTGACTCATGACTCTAAATTTTGGGAAGCTGCACTAAGTAATGCTTCAAAAATCTTCACATCATTGAGCATCCCTACTTGCTCCCACATCGTATCCATGCTGCTAAACTCCTAAGGTTTGGCCTCCGTGCAGCTAAACAAATGTCTTCTTTCAGCATTCAACATTCCATCTGTTCAGTCTGAAACACACTGGTACCATTCCCTGTGTCACATGTCCCATTTTGTGATCTCTTCCCCATGAGCATTCCCATAGTTGAGTTTCATAGGATTGAATCTTTAGAGAGAACTATCAAGAATAACACAGGAATCACTCAAGCACAAGACCATTCATCTGCTGGTCTCTCTCAAAGGCAACCTGGAACCACAGCCCATGATATACTTGATCGGTTGTACTTACCCAACATAGTCTAACCATCAGGAACATACCTTTGGAGAAAAATACTTGCAGGTCAGCATAGACTCATATATTATTTTTCCCCCACATATTCAGTTGGCTACAGCCCCTCTCCttgcatttcagtattttgtgACTGAGCTGGACCAGTGTATGACAATACACCACAACAGCACTTCTAGGGACATCAAACTTCAGTCGTACCAGTGAACAGGTGTCTTACCAGGTTTCCTGCCTTGCTGGTTCAGCCACTGGGTGCCTCACACACGGTGACCAGCTACAGGCCAGCACACACCACCTTTCAGACACTAAGAGAAGGGCTTCACTTGCAAGCTACCTTCTATCAAAGACCCTGTGAGTCTTTCAGAGGCAATCTATCCAAGGACAGCAACACTTGACCCATGACGCTGAGCTCAGGCACAAGGAATTCCTCGGTTCTGAGTCCAGCTCCACTACTAATCTATTCCTCAGTTTTAAGATGCGGATGAACTCATTCAAATCCATTAAGAGCCACTATGCTCAGACATTTGCACTCTGATTTACAAAGGCACTCAAAAGCCTGAGTCCCACTGACTTTATTGGGACATAAGCTGCTAAATGCTGTTGCAAATTCCAGCCTTTCTGAGCAGCTCAAGCTTGATACTTCAATTTATTCTCCCACGGAACACAGATAACCCCTAATTACTGTATTAGCCTCATTTGAAACTGACGTTGTCTTCAGAAACTTTAGGAAGATCTTTCAAAAAGCAATTCTTCTTAGTCTAAAGTCAccacaaacagctttttaaacCCATTCAAAGATTAGGAATTAAATCAATTATCTAAGTAATTGAGACATTTCATATATGAAGCAATGCACCACAAAAAAGCTTGTGCACTGGATTGTAGGCTACCAACATTATAATCCTTTGGTGCATCTGATTTATTCAGAGTATTCTGCTCTCTTCAGTTTTGTCAGATACTAATGCCTTTGCCTTAATATTTTGCTTTACGTGTCAGTTTGATAAAGTAGCTCTTTAgtgatgggaaaaagaaaactactgaaaaaagGCCAGGCTACAAAGGCAATACAACCCAAAGTAGAACTGCGTCTCTTGCATCCAGTACAAACGAATCAcaagaaataatgcagaaatacCTCATCCTGCACAAAACCAGCTTTCTCGACAGCTCCCCGTAAGCAGGATGCTGTTATTCCTCCGGTAGCCACAGGATGGCCCCGGGCTGAGAGAGCGCTGGCATTAAGCTGCCCAGCAGACAGAGGGACCAGCGACTGCCCCCTGCTACCCCCCCACGATGCGCGACGAGGGCCTGCAAACACAGTTTTCTTATTATTCTTCTGAAATATGAAGAACAGACACAAAGGGTTCCTGTATATCCCAGCTAACCCTGATGACcaccaggagcagcaggacgGAGACACGGCGGTGCTGGAGGAGCACTCAACAGCCCCGCCGTGCTCAGACACCAAAGGCACTGGGGCACCCAGCACCAACGGGTCCCTCCCCCGGCACCAGGACACGCACCCCCCTGcagacccccctgccccagggcagaggTGAGGCAGGTTTTGGGGATCGCGGGGGCAGAGCTTTTATGCTCGCTGCTCTCTGCTGCGCTGGGGAGTTATTGGTCTGCAGACCCACCAGTCTGTCCTCATTCACAGACACAGCTTGCTTAAATCACTTCGGAATGAACTTATTTCCCACccattttccagctctttcttgaaaggaaaaaggcaatgAAATCACAGGAATACCTGCCCATCTGCCTAGAGCAAAATTCTGCTAAGGCACTGCTATgcaggtttcaaaaaaaaaataaaaaggcattacATGGGCGGGTAAGACTCCTTGAGGATGCTGTTTGTAGGAAGTGAATATGAGATTGCACCACTCACTAGAATAACTTATCTCCTTAATTCACATCTGCCCTTTGGGGGGAGACATTCATGGAGGGAGTGCTGCTGTGCCCCCCAGGAAGGCAGCGTTTACGGGGACCCCGGCACTCAGTGGCACAGGCACTGTGGTCCAGGGTCTCACCAGACCAGATGCTGGAGCTGTCAATGCCTTTTGCAGGGAAGCATGGGATAGCAGGAGCAGCAGATCTGATCCCATCCATAGTACTTCAACCCACACGAGGGAAAGGGATCGGGGGATTCTGATTCAGTCAGGAAACTTTCCATTTCACATTTCTGTCCTGTACAGACACGCAGCACCCTGACGCACCCTGCCAATGCTCTGCTCCCGGGGGGGACCCCAGCATCTCTGAGAACCACAGCCTAGGTGGGGAGCCAAGCGTCGACAGCATCCCTCCTTCGGCCACCCGCATCCCCGCTggccaccttccctccctccctccctcttcccacgAGCAAAGCAGACCCCGGCGGCGCTTTTTAAGCCCCGAGGGCGGGCAGGTGCCGGTCAGCTCAGGAGGCGGCAGAGACAGtcggccccgggggcggccccgccggccaCTCACCTGGGCAAGCCTCGGCGTAGTCGTGGCAGCAGTCGAGGGTGCGGGCACACGCCTGGTCGCAGTAGCAGGGCCCGTGGGAGCCGTCGGGCCGCCAGCCGGTGCTGAGGCaggccgggcggcggccggggcagcAGAGCCGGCGGGCGGCAcagccggcggcggcgcggcggggcagggccggcagcaccagcagcgccagcagcgcggcccggcccgccatGGCAGCGCCTCCGACCTTCACTCCCCGCTTTGCCGGCTTAaagggagggggggcgggggggaaggagccggc
The genomic region above belongs to Larus michahellis chromosome 12, bLarMic1.1, whole genome shotgun sequence and contains:
- the LOC141750341 gene encoding somatomedin-B and thrombospondin type-1 domain-containing protein-like isoform X2, which codes for MAGRAALLALLVLPALPRRAAAGCAARRLCCPGRRPACLSTGWRPDGSHGPCYCDQACARTLDCCHDYAEACPVIPCVVSEWSVWSGCAEPCKTTYRVRRRHVIQEPRNGGEACPPLEERAGCVEYWTQQGTECKQSLIPALITTGGFGKARKKRSATDGNEKAGYCVEFQLVAITPGCLQSQHSYTHWMQYLREGHTVCVECQHPALDSRSLHCYGDGSGSKKYLFSILMAMGDNRALPAEREHGVIKKNGERGISCCTGRR
- the LOC141750341 gene encoding somatomedin-B and thrombospondin type-1 domain-containing protein-like isoform X1, which produces MAGRAALLALLVLPALPRRAAAGCAARRLCCPGRRPACLSTGWRPDGSHGPCYCDQACARTLDCCHDYAEACPVIPCVVSEWSVWSGCAEPCKTTYRVRRRHVIQEPRNGGEACPPLEERAGCVEYWTQQGTECKQSLIPALITTGGFGKARKKRSATDGNEKAGYCVEFQLVAITPGCLQSQHSYTHWMQYLREGHTVCVECQHPALDSRSLHCYGDGSGSKKNQLLHWQAVGNPHCKGTWKRIRQLDACSCPSVHSFLFI